A genomic window from Silene latifolia isolate original U9 population chromosome Y, ASM4854445v1, whole genome shotgun sequence includes:
- the LOC141629558 gene encoding protein FAR1-RELATED SEQUENCE 1-like: MNGANISFSYVEAEQSELIGRTFDSGDDAYEAYRRYSFVKCFGVRHSTIRRSSKGDVIGKEFCCCKQGTKADKGVVGKIFTKLDRRTNCKAMVKVDPSTVKYLLDLQKSGIRLADGIRSLSNHAEGPAIMGFEYGDAAVAVKKAKNKKFDSTDYHTLIEILKQRAASEEDFYYDFELDEDNSLVSVYIRDTIMRKDYEAFYEVLENDGTYCTNKMVTEYNCGDHQWLSKLYELKEKWCCAYGKDYFSACVISSQRSESANNSISKHLSKTSTLCDCYEIFGSVELFSAFEKELRKACPININYNPTSRPRFHISSTPERNDEFGHVVTFESSSNYACCTCKRFEESGFLCRHILRIYHCNCVDEIPIVYVLKRWTNDAKPKDHVIEVSKGKVVGPVWRLDMQRQFHKLIIACCENDITRGIVNDCFEKAKSDIEVVVGGIQCSDVEGAMLLCLPLIIMLIAMSVFAILRCLRRIIIYWFLNL, from the exons ATGAACG GTGCCAACATTTCTTTTTCTTATGTTGAAGCTGAACAATCGGAACTGATTGGGCGTACatttgattcaggggatgatgCTTATGAAGCTTATCGTAGATAttcgtttgttaagtgttttggTGTAAGACATTCTACTATAAGGAGATCTAGCAAAGGTGATGTTATTGGGAAAGAGTTTTGTTGTTGCAAACAGGGTACTAAGGCTGATAAGGGAGTTGTGGGTAAAATATTTACAAAGTTGGATCGGAGGACTAATTGTAAGGCTATGGT GAAGGTCGATCCAAGTACAGTTAAATACCTTTTGGATTTGCAAAAGAGCGGTATTCGTTTAGCCGATGGGATTAGGTCGTTATCAAATCACGCCGAGGGTCCTGCTATTATGGGTTTTGAGTACGGAGATGCTGCTGTTGCTGTTAAAAAGGCGAAAAATAAGAAGTTCGATAGTACAGACTATCACACTCTTATAGAAATTTTGAAACAGAGGGCGGCAAGTGAGGAAGATTTTTACTATGATTTTGAGTTGGACGAAGATAATTCTTTGGTAAGTGTATATATTCGGGACACAATAATGAGGAAGGATTATGAAGCCTTTTATGAGGTTCTCGAAAATGATGGAACGTATTGTACTAACAA GATGGTTACGGAATACAATTGTGGTGATCATCAATGGCTGAGTAAACTATATGAGTTGAAGGAAAAGTGGTGTTGTGCATATGGAAAAGATTATTTCTCAGCATGTGTGATCTCGTCTCAAAGGAGTGAGTCAGCAAATAATTCAATTTCTAAGCATCTTAGTAAGACATCTACCCTTTGTGATTGTTATGAGATATTTGGCAGTGTA GAGCTTTTTAGCGCTTTCGAGAAAGAGTTACGAAAGGCTTGTCCTATAAACATAAATTACAATCCGACTTCGAGACCACGCTTTCATATTTCGTCTACACCTGAACGTAATGACGAGTTTGGACATGTGGTGACATTTGAATCATCATCAAACTACGCATGCTGTACTTGTAAAAGGTTTGAAGAGAGTGGGTTTTTATGTCGTCACATTCTAAGGATATATCATTGTAACTGTGTCGATGAGATACCCATTGTTTATGTTCTCAAGCGTTGGACGAACGATGCAAAGCCTAAAGATCATGTAATTGAAGTGTCAAAAGGGAAGGTTGTAGGGCCCGTGTGGAGATTGGATATGCAGCGCCAGTTTCATAAGCTTATTATTGCTTGTTGTGAAAATGACATCACAAGAGGTattgttaatgattgttttgAGAAAGCAAAGTCCGATATTGAGGTCGTAGTTGGGGGCATCCAATGCTCGGATGTTGAAGGGGCGATGTTGTTGTGCCTTCCACTAATAATCATGCTAATAGCCATGTCGGTCTTCGCGATATTACGATGTCTTCGTAGGATTATCATTTATTGGTTTTTAAACTTGTAA